The following coding sequences lie in one Corynebacterium humireducens NBRC 106098 = DSM 45392 genomic window:
- a CDS encoding WXG100 family type VII secretion target, which produces MDAIKYQFGAIAAAAGDINATSGRINALLDDLKSQLQPMVATWEGESATAYAEAQAKWDRSAAELNTILATISRTVSEGNDRMSDVNRMAAASWG; this is translated from the coding sequence ATGGACGCAATCAAGTACCAGTTCGGCGCCATCGCAGCCGCCGCCGGCGACATCAACGCCACCTCTGGCCGCATCAACGCGCTTCTCGACGACCTCAAGTCCCAGCTCCAGCCCATGGTCGCGACCTGGGAGGGCGAGTCCGCCACTGCCTACGCCGAGGCGCAGGCAAAGTGGGACCGTTCCGCCGCGGAGCTCAACACCATCCTGGCCACCATCTCCCGCACCGTCTCGGAGGGCAATGACCGCATGTCGGACGTCAACCGCATGGCGGCCGCCAGCTGGGGCTGA
- a CDS encoding type VII secretion-associated protein, protein MSAPTLPGTLTITVLDTATIFEGPDTVYRYDLPGTGIIDGWALPAVLDQAKELCSLNWPDVEVIVDADDPTTEVLTRSLLNKGVAAYPSEVLREKALPEPEEVPLTRPTRRAGRHRLEGLPVDPFHVIVGVVVLAILGLSWWVVGGTRSPAPAAAPASTAPAAPPVTTSAEPVTSTSSTPEPRAVLEHESLRVEVPRGFHLEDREGLLLATGDDPDLRIRLAADPVFTVPPEEVEAQIHAMIDTDDTLHPLDPERAARGLQVIRYRETPGDGSEVTWHTWIEDAHQLSVGCHTRTEPTLPQKAACRMAFDSVELLGAH, encoded by the coding sequence ATGAGCGCACCCACCCTGCCCGGCACTCTGACCATCACCGTCCTCGACACCGCCACCATCTTCGAGGGCCCCGACACCGTCTACCGCTACGACCTGCCCGGCACCGGCATCATCGACGGCTGGGCCCTGCCCGCCGTCCTCGACCAGGCGAAGGAACTGTGCAGCCTCAACTGGCCCGACGTGGAGGTCATCGTCGACGCCGACGACCCCACCACCGAGGTGCTCACCCGCTCCCTGCTCAACAAGGGCGTGGCCGCCTACCCCTCGGAGGTGCTGCGGGAGAAGGCCCTGCCTGAACCGGAGGAGGTGCCCCTCACCCGTCCCACCCGGCGCGCCGGACGACACCGCCTGGAGGGACTGCCCGTCGACCCCTTCCACGTGATCGTCGGGGTGGTCGTCCTCGCGATCCTCGGGCTGAGCTGGTGGGTCGTCGGCGGGACGCGGTCCCCGGCGCCGGCTGCGGCACCCGCGTCGACGGCGCCGGCTGCACCCCCGGTGACGACGAGTGCGGAACCGGTGACGTCGACAAGCAGCACACCGGAACCCCGCGCCGTCCTGGAGCACGAGTCCCTCCGGGTGGAGGTGCCGCGCGGCTTCCACCTCGAGGACCGCGAGGGCCTGCTCCTGGCCACCGGCGACGACCCCGACCTGCGGATCCGGCTGGCCGCCGACCCCGTGTTCACCGTGCCGCCGGAGGAGGTGGAGGCGCAGATCCACGCGATGATCGACACCGACGACACCCTGCACCCCCTCGACCCCGAACGCGCGGCGCGGGGCCTGCAGGTCATCCGCTACCGGGAGACCCCCGGCGACGGCTCCGAGGTCACCTGGCACACCTGGATCGAGGACGCCCACCAGCTCTCCGTGGGCTGCCACACCCGCACCGAACCGACCCTCCCGCAGAAGGCGGCCTGCCGCATGGCCTTCGACTCGGTGGAGCTCCTCGGGGCCCACTGA
- the rplM gene encoding 50S ribosomal protein L13 — protein MSTYHPKSGDITRKWYVIDATDVVLGRLATHAAGLLRGKGKPQYAPNVDCGDHVIVINADKVHVSSNKRDREMRYRHTGYPGGLRSMTLGKALDTRPERVVEEAITGMMPHNKLSRASVKKLHVFAGSEHPYAGQQPETYEIKQVAQ, from the coding sequence GTGTCTACTTACCACCCGAAGAGCGGTGACATCACCCGTAAGTGGTACGTCATCGACGCCACCGACGTGGTGCTGGGCCGACTCGCCACCCACGCAGCAGGCCTGCTGCGCGGCAAGGGCAAGCCCCAGTACGCACCCAACGTTGACTGCGGTGACCACGTCATCGTCATCAACGCCGACAAGGTTCACGTGTCCTCCAACAAGCGTGACCGCGAGATGCGCTACCGCCACACCGGTTACCCGGGTGGTCTGCGCTCCATGACCCTGGGCAAGGCTCTGGACACCCGTCCGGAGCGCGTGGTCGAGGAGGCTATCACCGGCATGATGCCGCACAACAAGCTCTCCCGCGCTTCCGTCAAGAAGCTCCACGTTTTCGCCGGCTCTGAGCACCCGTACGCCGGCCAGCAGCCCGAGACCTACGAGATCAAGCAGGTGGCACAGTGA
- the eccCa gene encoding type VII secretion protein EccCa: MSLPMDAVSTGVIVTPLTPAEREPAPPLPQGTLSVEQVPAAHRPGPVPLIRILMPVIMVAGMVAMVGLMLLGGAGANPMFLLFPLMMAMSMLMMFAPPQGEDADDTRRTYLRHLGALREQALRNAARQRAHELHRHPEPTELWTQVDGPRLWERGPEDPDTLEVRIGTGDTALCTPVQVPDSGAAEDLDPVCAVSLRRTVQAVGTCPAMPVAVQLQAFRFLAIGGPGAGDLARAMVAQLVVAHGPETVAVSAVGGGWDWLKWLPHTRRPEQARHRILVVDHTTTTGAEPYLDDPTWTTIIDVGSCATTALGMRAEQEGLSLSADGDLVAHTAAGVEKLGRADRLRPAEALILARALTRFRRADGATADGGRDLTALLGLADIEQLTPETMWPGRELSPHRLVVPIGTTPQGVPVRLDLKESAHGGMGPHGLCIGATGSGKSELLRTLVVSLAATHSPEELNLVLVDFKGGATFLGLEGLPHTSAVITNLADEAVLVERMYDALSGELNRRQEVLREAGNFANVTEYTTARLGGRDLPPLPALVIVVDEFSELLAAHPDFADLFVAVGRLGRSLHVHLLLASQRLEEGRLRGLDSHLSYRIGLKTFSAAESRQVLGVTDAHHLPAEPGAGFLRHDADQLLRFRAAYVSGPLERRAVPTGAPGRVELFTGWEQFDEAEAPTVIDESTTLLDAVVTRARATAAARRQEAHRVWLPPLPAAVELAGVAEDVGDLRAAVGIIDLPYHQRQDPLVLDLAAAGGHVAVCGGPQTGKSTALRTIVASLAATHGTDRVRFYVIDLGGDQLATLDRLPHVAGVAGRADPERVRRIVDEVTGLVEDPAEERRHTFLVVDGWHALAADFEDLLEPLTGLAADGPSKSVHLIVSTPRWTVLRPAVRDLIAHRLELKLGEAMDSLIDRRVQQKLPALPGRGLDPEGRPMLVARSSNQDLAHIAAASAGQEPVPALKVLPPLVHAAELAPGGPGIAFGVGGPRLATLCWDPATSPHLLCIGGQGAGKSTLLATVMEGIARLGREAARMVVIDHRRAHLGRVDDSLLAAYSATTTATAETLRDVVTTLNARLPGPDITPAQLAARDWWSGPDIHLVIDDLDLVADHDLTRLTGLLPHARDIGLHLILARKSGGIGRALFAPFLSAVRDQSPAVLLLDADRDEGTVLGIRPVPQPPGRGTWQVRGETVGVCQVAVPTQEKP; the protein is encoded by the coding sequence ATGTCTCTGCCCATGGACGCCGTCAGCACCGGCGTCATCGTCACACCGCTCACGCCTGCCGAGAGGGAACCGGCGCCGCCGTTGCCGCAGGGCACGCTCAGCGTCGAGCAGGTGCCGGCGGCGCACCGGCCGGGACCGGTGCCGCTCATCCGGATCCTCATGCCGGTCATCATGGTGGCCGGCATGGTCGCGATGGTGGGGCTCATGCTGCTCGGCGGGGCCGGAGCCAACCCGATGTTCCTGCTGTTCCCGCTGATGATGGCGATGTCGATGCTCATGATGTTCGCGCCCCCGCAGGGCGAGGACGCCGACGACACGCGCCGCACCTACCTGCGGCACCTCGGGGCGCTGCGGGAGCAGGCCCTGCGCAACGCCGCACGCCAGCGGGCGCACGAACTGCACCGGCACCCGGAGCCGACGGAGCTGTGGACGCAGGTCGACGGGCCCCGCCTGTGGGAACGCGGGCCGGAGGACCCGGACACGCTGGAGGTGCGCATCGGCACCGGGGACACCGCCCTGTGCACCCCCGTGCAGGTGCCGGACTCCGGCGCGGCGGAGGACCTTGACCCGGTGTGCGCGGTGAGTCTGCGTCGCACGGTGCAGGCGGTGGGCACCTGCCCGGCGATGCCGGTGGCGGTGCAGCTGCAGGCCTTCCGGTTCCTCGCCATCGGCGGCCCCGGGGCCGGGGACCTGGCGCGGGCGATGGTCGCGCAGCTGGTGGTCGCGCACGGCCCGGAGACGGTGGCGGTCTCCGCGGTCGGCGGCGGCTGGGACTGGCTCAAGTGGCTGCCGCACACCCGCCGCCCGGAGCAGGCCCGCCACCGGATCCTCGTCGTCGACCACACCACCACGACCGGCGCCGAACCCTACCTCGACGACCCCACGTGGACCACGATCATCGACGTCGGCTCGTGCGCCACCACCGCCCTCGGGATGCGGGCGGAGCAGGAGGGACTGTCGCTGTCCGCGGACGGGGACCTGGTGGCGCACACGGCGGCGGGCGTCGAGAAGCTCGGGCGGGCCGACCGCCTGCGGCCGGCGGAGGCGTTGATCCTGGCCCGCGCCCTGACACGTTTCCGCCGGGCGGACGGCGCGACAGCCGACGGCGGCCGCGACCTCACCGCGCTCCTCGGCCTGGCCGACATCGAGCAGCTCACCCCGGAGACCATGTGGCCGGGGCGGGAGCTGAGCCCCCACCGCCTCGTGGTGCCGATCGGGACGACGCCGCAGGGGGTGCCCGTGCGGCTCGACCTCAAGGAGTCCGCGCACGGCGGCATGGGGCCGCACGGGCTGTGCATCGGCGCCACCGGGTCCGGCAAATCAGAGCTGCTGCGCACCCTGGTGGTGTCGCTGGCGGCGACGCACAGCCCCGAGGAACTCAACCTCGTGCTCGTCGACTTCAAGGGCGGTGCCACGTTCCTCGGGCTCGAGGGCCTGCCGCACACCTCGGCGGTGATCACCAACCTGGCGGACGAGGCCGTGCTCGTGGAGCGCATGTACGACGCCCTCTCCGGGGAGCTCAACCGCCGCCAGGAGGTGCTGCGGGAAGCGGGCAACTTCGCCAACGTCACCGAGTACACGACCGCCCGCCTCGGAGGCCGTGACCTGCCGCCGCTCCCGGCGCTGGTCATCGTGGTCGACGAGTTCTCCGAGCTGCTGGCCGCGCACCCCGACTTCGCGGACCTCTTCGTCGCCGTCGGCCGCCTGGGACGTTCCCTGCACGTGCATCTGCTGCTGGCCAGCCAGCGCCTCGAGGAGGGACGTCTGCGCGGCCTCGACTCCCACCTGTCCTACCGGATCGGCCTGAAGACCTTCTCCGCCGCCGAGTCACGCCAGGTCCTCGGCGTCACCGACGCCCACCACCTGCCGGCCGAACCCGGCGCGGGCTTCCTGCGTCACGACGCCGACCAGCTCCTCCGCTTCCGGGCCGCCTACGTCTCCGGCCCGCTGGAACGCCGCGCCGTGCCGACCGGCGCGCCGGGCCGGGTGGAGCTGTTCACCGGCTGGGAGCAGTTCGATGAGGCGGAGGCGCCCACGGTCATCGACGAGTCCACGACGCTTCTCGACGCCGTCGTCACCCGCGCCCGCGCCACCGCCGCCGCCCGCCGGCAGGAGGCGCACCGGGTGTGGCTGCCGCCCCTGCCCGCGGCGGTGGAGCTGGCCGGCGTCGCCGAGGACGTCGGTGACCTGCGGGCGGCGGTGGGCATCATCGACCTGCCCTACCACCAGCGCCAGGACCCGCTGGTGCTGGACCTGGCGGCGGCCGGCGGGCACGTGGCGGTGTGCGGCGGCCCGCAGACCGGCAAGTCGACGGCGCTGCGCACCATCGTCGCGTCCCTGGCCGCCACCCACGGGACCGACCGGGTGCGCTTCTACGTCATCGACCTCGGCGGCGACCAGCTCGCCACCCTGGATCGCCTGCCGCACGTCGCCGGCGTGGCCGGGCGCGCGGACCCGGAGCGGGTGCGCCGCATCGTCGACGAGGTCACCGGCCTCGTCGAGGACCCCGCGGAGGAACGTCGGCACACCTTCCTCGTCGTCGACGGCTGGCACGCCCTGGCCGCAGACTTCGAGGACCTCCTGGAGCCGTTGACGGGGCTGGCGGCGGACGGGCCGTCGAAAAGTGTGCACCTCATCGTGTCCACCCCACGGTGGACGGTGCTGCGGCCTGCGGTCCGGGACCTCATCGCGCACCGCCTCGAACTCAAGCTCGGGGAGGCGATGGACTCGCTCATCGACCGCCGGGTGCAGCAGAAACTGCCCGCCCTGCCCGGTCGGGGGCTGGACCCGGAGGGACGGCCGATGCTCGTGGCCCGCAGCTCCAACCAGGACCTCGCGCACATCGCGGCGGCGTCGGCCGGGCAGGAACCGGTGCCCGCGCTCAAGGTGCTCCCGCCGCTGGTGCACGCGGCGGAACTCGCGCCGGGCGGGCCGGGGATCGCGTTCGGAGTCGGTGGCCCGCGCCTGGCGACCCTGTGCTGGGACCCCGCCACCAGCCCCCACCTGCTGTGCATCGGCGGGCAGGGCGCGGGCAAGTCGACGCTGCTGGCCACCGTCATGGAGGGCATCGCCCGACTGGGGCGGGAGGCGGCGAGGATGGTCGTCATCGACCACCGGCGGGCGCACCTCGGGCGTGTCGACGACTCCCTCCTCGCCGCCTACTCCGCCACGACCACGGCGACCGCGGAGACGCTCCGCGACGTGGTGACGACCCTGAACGCCCGCCTGCCGGGTCCCGACATCACCCCGGCGCAGCTCGCCGCCCGCGACTGGTGGAGCGGCCCGGACATCCACCTGGTCATCGACGACCTCGACCTCGTCGCCGACCACGACCTCACCCGCCTCACCGGGCTGCTGCCGCACGCCCGCGACATCGGCCTCCACCTCATCCTCGCGCGTAAGTCCGGCGGCATCGGCCGCGCGCTGTTCGCACCGTTCCTGTCCGCCGTCCGTGACCAGTCCCCGGCCGTCCTGCTTCTCGACGCCGACCGCGACGAAGGCACCGTCCTCGGAATCCGCCCCGTCCCGCAGCCACCCGGACGCGGCACGTGGCAGGTCCGCGGAGAGACGGTCGGGGTGTGCCAGGTCGCCGTCCCCACCCAGGAGAAACCATGA
- a CDS encoding WXG100 family type VII secretion target gives MTQMFRTEADVMLATAGHVDTTNNEVQGELTRLQGVVDGVRGSWAGSAQVSFDQLMQRWNTSARELREALTSISDNIRHNARSFESMEAQNAQAFTNVGGQGLAL, from the coding sequence ATGACACAGATGTTCAGGACCGAAGCCGACGTGATGCTGGCGACCGCCGGCCACGTCGACACCACCAACAACGAGGTACAGGGCGAACTGACCCGCCTCCAGGGCGTCGTCGACGGCGTCCGCGGCAGCTGGGCCGGCAGCGCCCAGGTGTCCTTCGACCAGCTCATGCAGCGGTGGAACACCTCCGCGCGGGAGCTGCGCGAGGCGCTGACCAGCATCTCGGACAACATTCGTCACAACGCGCGCTCCTTCGAGTCCATGGAGGCCCAGAACGCGCAGGCATTCACCAACGTCGGCGGCCAGGGCCTCGCGCTCTAG